caacagcctaCACTGGGCCGCCTACAAAGACTTTCCCAAGTGCGCTGAGTCCCACTCCCCATGGTCATACAAACCGATGGGTGCCGGCCGCTCAAGCCATTTTTACCACCGAGGCTAAACCACCATGGACCATCATTGCAGCCAACGATTTGGCCTGCCTTGTGTTTGGTGTCACAAAAGCTGAAGTGCGTAAAATGGGCATTTTGGAGGTGGTTCAGGAAGAACGACGGGCCTGGTTGGAACGAAAACTCTTGCGAACTGACGAAGAATCTGAAGATGATGTCAAAGAAGGAACAGTGCGCGAGAGCCCGGCGTCTTCTGTAGCCTCGACGCTGCTTGGGGGCCGTTCAGGCGGGATCACAGCACAGCTTCTGAGCAAACCAAATTCACGCTCACAGCCATCCAAATACGTACAAAGACGAGCGCAGACTGTGCACAGTGGTGACCCTAATCCACCGACGACTAGAGGCACTGGACAGCATCGCAGCAATCTCTCAAGAGGCGTCCTCCTGTGCGGCGATGTTGTTCCAATACAGAAAAGGAACGGGGCGACCGGCTCTGCAAGCTTATGGGTGAAGGAAAAACGAATTGGTTTGATATGGGTTTTGGAGGAGATTCATGAGGATGTTTCATACGTGACAATAGATGAGGAAGGCTCCGTAAAGAGCATTTCGGGAGCATCCGACACCATATGGGGATCTCAGGCTACGGGGTCTGACTTTGACGTGGCAAGACTAATACCGCGAATTCCTCGGCAAGGCATTGATCCCACTATTGGTGAGATTGACTTTGCCCAAATTGCAAGGAGGAAGTACTTCACCTGCCCCAACGCCCATCAAATTAACATTCCCTGCAGTGTAGAGCAAGTACGCGGCAAACTTGAGCTGCGTGTGTCAACCTTCCCTCACATGGCCGGTATTATTGTTGTTGACCCTGTTTCACTCAAAATCCGGAGCTCCAATTCTGTCTTTTGTGCTGCCCTATTTGGCTATGAGAAACCTGATGGACTGCCCATTGACTCTCTTATTCCTGATTTTGATAAGATACTCGACATATTAACACAGGAGGACGGTCTGCAGATGCTGGACGGAATGGTCGTCCCTGAGGCAAGGTTTCGAAGGGCCTCGGCTTTTCTGGCTCTCAAGGAGCACCGTCCTGATGCCGCAGCACGATTCCTTCAGCCGGATGGCCTGCCTGCGAGACATCGCGATGGGTCTGACTTGAAAATTGACGTTCAGATGCGTGTTGTGGAGAGTGAAAAGCAGACAAATATCGCCGAAGAGACTGTCCATGAAGAAagcgatgaggatgaggcaAACAGTGGCGATGAGTCTTTCCCGGTCTCTCACAAAGAGATGGTATTTGCCTTGTGGATCACGTATTCACGGCACCTACATGCCCATGCTCGCCTGAGTGTTGACTCGCCTGCAACGTCGGGAACTACCACACCCCTCCACCAACCATCCCCAGGACAAACACCTCCCGTACACACTCCCATGGAAATCGCTTCAGATGACGACTCTCCACCGAAGAAGGAAGAACGAGTGGCGACGACGCTATCGAGGCAACTCAGGGACGTGGCTCTGAACGCAGCAGCGAAGCTTACGAGACAGCCGAAACCAACAGAAGTTAGCACCAGCGGAAGCTCGTCTCCGGCCAGGGCCGCCGAGCCTGCTCGAAAAACGACCATTCGTGACTATTCCATTCTCGAGGACATGGGCCAAGGTGCCTACGGGCAGGTTAAGTTGGCTCGTCATAAAACATCAGGCAAGAAAGTCGTGTTGAAGTATGTCACAAAACGGCGTATCCTGGTTGATACATGGACAAGAGACCGAAAATTGGGAACTGTCCCCTTGGAAATCCATGTGCTGGATTACCTTCGGAAACCTGAATTCAGGCACCCCAACATTGTAGAAATGGAGGGATTCTTCGAAGACGATATCAACTACTATATTGAAATGGCTCCTCATGGACTTCCTGGCATGGACTTGTTCGATTACATTGAACTTCGTGCGAACATGCAAGAGCCAGAATGTCGAAGCATATTTGTTCAGGTGGCTAAGGCAGTTCACTTTCTGCACGCAAAGGCGTTAGTTGTACATCGCGATATCAAAGACGAGAATGTTATTCTGGATGGAGAGGGCAACATTAAGCTGATTGACTTCGGAAGCGCGGCATACATCAAGAGCGGGCCCTTCGACGTCTTCGTGGGTACTATTGGTAAGTTAATTTTGAGCTGGGAGGTGTATCTGAAAATTTGCTTTGCTGACGTATTTCGCAGATTATGCCGCTCCAGAGGTATTGGCAGGCAAACCTTACGGTGGCAAAGAGCAAGACGTCTGGGCATTGGGCATTCTCCTGTACACGATTGT
The DNA window shown above is from Metarhizium brunneum chromosome 1, complete sequence and carries:
- the ppk6 gene encoding Serine/threonine-protein kinase ppk6, producing MLQMHGGQQQQHRTDDSTGEGDRGRGKLVPPLSLPKNRSTGNLALSADATVDRSRNRMSFGGTPTSAMEYDALTRPSHINDHEHGAGITGLRRIRQQHPPSRAPTMPNSNASSRSPSVVALSRSTSMSAMLASTASMQHTAGPASPSFSEDLSRFPSESLHSFSFAHQSEEFIHNRQTVLKRSMDFMKDRMGWPMSSTQAGLASAHARVTGDVDTQNMLELLARAQLIGAGNLPNPDPAAVTAAPLTGPADVTGENIFEKQFMPPLSRTSTTASDSASPFTAQIQAPKSPLVRFQTSDGASVESLPAVPELEHEALTSIGDDERLDDEELDPRAKPTSRPISLKRTMTDTLGIALQDKLMDTMAQPFLAGQPMYEEPITSPTTTTAYTGPPTKTFPSALSPTPHGHTNRWVPAAQAIFTTEAKPPWTIIAANDLACLVFGVTKAEVRKMGILEVVQEERRAWLERKLLRTDEESEDDVKEGTVRESPASSVASTLLGGRSGGITAQLLSKPNSRSQPSKYVQRRAQTVHSGDPNPPTTRGTGQHRSNLSRGVLLCGDVVPIQKRNGATGSASLWVKEKRIGLIWVLEEIHEDVSYVTIDEEGSVKSISGASDTIWGSQATGSDFDVARLIPRIPRQGIDPTIGEIDFAQIARRKYFTCPNAHQINIPCSVEQVRGKLELRVSTFPHMAGIIVVDPVSLKIRSSNSVFCAALFGYEKPDGLPIDSLIPDFDKILDILTQEDGLQMLDGMVVPEARFRRASAFLALKEHRPDAAARFLQPDGLPARHRDGSDLKIDVQMRVVESEKQTNIAEETVHEESDEDEANSGDESFPVSHKEMVFALWITYSRHLHAHARLSVDSPATSGTTTPLHQPSPGQTPPVHTPMEIASDDDSPPKKEERVATTLSRQLRDVALNAAAKLTRQPKPTEVSTSGSSSPARAAEPARKTTIRDYSILEDMGQGAYGQVKLARHKTSGKKVVLKYVTKRRILVDTWTRDRKLGTVPLEIHVLDYLRKPEFRHPNIVEMEGFFEDDINYYIEMAPHGLPGMDLFDYIELRANMQEPECRSIFVQVAKAVHFLHAKALVVHRDIKDENVILDGEGNIKLIDFGSAAYIKSGPFDVFVGTIDYAAPEVLAGKPYGGKEQDVWALGILLYTIVYKENPFYSIDEIMDRDLRVPFTMSEESIDLVRRMLNRDVEERYGILQVINHPWCKAID